From the Lactobacillus johnsonii genome, the window CTGGTGAAAATGATGAAGGTGACTTAATTTGGATTAACAAGATGGATGAGGTTAAGCCAGAAGACTACAAGGGTGCTTTAGTTATTACAACCGATACTGCAAACACTCCTCGTATTTCTAACAAAAATTATGACAAAGGTGATCTTTTAATTAAGATTGACCACCACCCAGATGTAGATCCATACGCAGATATGAGCTACGTTGATCCAGATGCACCAGCTGCTTCTGAAATTATTTTTGATTTCTTAAAAGCAGAAAACTTACCAATTACTAAGGAAGTTGCAGCAGCTTTATATGCAGGTATTGTAGGTGATACGGGAAGATTTATGTATCCTGAAACTTCAGCTCATACTTTTGATGTTGCAGCTGAATTAACTAAAACTGGAATTAATATTACGGATATTGCTAGAGAAATTGCGGATGTTACTTTTGATGAAGCAAAATTACAAGCTTTAGCAATGGATAAGATGGAGATTGATCCAGTTGGGGCTGCTTATACAATTTTGATGCAAGATGATTTGAAGAAGATGGGGTTAACTGACGATCAAGCAAATGTTGCTGTTTCAACTCCTGGTCGAATTAAAGATGTTTTAGCTTGGAATGTATTTGTAGAAAAGCCAGATGGAACTTTCCGCGTTCATTATCGTTCAAAGGGACCTGTTATTAACCATTTAGCTGAACAGCACGATGGTGGAGGTCATGCCCTAGCATCTGGAGCTAATGCAAAAGACATGGATGAAGTAAAACAAGTCTTTAATGAAGTAGTAGAAGTAACAAAGAAGTATAAAGAAGAACATGGCACAAACAAGTAGTATATTTCAAAATGAAAAAATCCGGCCAGAACTACAAGCCGGATTAGAAAAAATTAATTTTAAGAAACCGACTAAAGTACAGTCTTCGGTTATTCCGACATTTTTAAATAAAAAGAATGTTGTAGTGCAAGCTGCAACGGGATCAGGAAAGACTCATGCTTATTTGATTCCAATTTTGAATATGATTGATGAGAGCGCACCTGTAACACAAGCAATTGTTACTGCACCGAGTCGTGAATTGGCTAATCAATTGTATAAAGTTGCGCGTCAGTTAAGGGATGCTAGTGGTTTAAATATTTCAATTGAATATTTAGGCGGTGGAAATGACCGTAATCGCCAAATTGAAAAGGCTGAAAGCAGAGCCCCACAATTAATTATTGCAACCCCTGGTCGTTTACATGATTTTGCATCCAAAAAATTTATTAACTTGGAGAATGTAAAGGCCTTTATTATTGATGAAGCTGACATGACTTTAGACATGGGCTTTTTAGGTCAAATGGATGAAATTATGTCTAAGTTGGACAAAAAAGCAGTCTTAGGTGCATTTTCAGCTACAATCCCAGTTAAGCTCGAAAACTTTTTAAGAAAGTACATGTCAAAGCCAGAATTTATCGTTATTGACAATCCGGCAATTATTGCGCCAACGATTCAAAATGATTTAATTGACGTAGGTTCAAGAGACAAGAAATCAATTTTGTATAAGTTATTAACAATGGGACAGCCATATTTAGCCCTTGTTTTTGCTAATACGAAAAAGACTGTTGATGAATTAACGGACTACCTTGAAGAACAAGGCCTTAAAGTAGCAAAAATTCATGGTGGAATTACTGAACGCGAACGAAAGAGAATTATTCGTCAAGTTAGAGAGGGACAATATCAATACGTTGTAGCTAGTGACTTAGCTGCTCGTGGAATTGATGTACCCGGTGTTAGCTTAGTTGTTAACTATGAAATTCCAAAAGATTTAGAATTTGTAATTCACCGAATTGGTCGAACAGGTAGAAACGGGCTTGAAGGACATGCTATTACCTTAATCTATGATGATGAAATGAGTCAGATTGAGGACTTAGAAAAATTGGGTATTCATTTTGACTTTAAAGATCTTAGAAATGGTGAATTAGTTGAAAGAACTCACTATCACAGAAGAGATAATCGTCAAACGCGTAACCATAAACTTGATAACCGCATGATCGGTATGGTTAAGAAAACCAAGAAAAAAGTAAAGCCAGGCTACAAGAAGAAGATTAAACAGGCCATTCAAAAAGATCGTCAGCAAAAACGTAAGCTTGAAGAACGTCATCAAATTCGAAAAGCAAAGCGTAAACGTAAGCGTGAACGTGAGCAAGCACGTAGTAATTTTGACAACTAGAAAATTTGTAGTAAAATAAAGCACGTTTAGGACATATTATTAAAGTATTTTTTTCAAAGAGAGGACTGCTTGGTGAGAAGGTCTAGAAAATATTTAGTAATGCTACCTAAGTTAATTAGAGAAATAAATATTTAAAGAGGTAACAAACACTGTTGCAATCAAGGTGGTACCGCGCTGGGAGCGTCCTTGTTTTATGCAATAGTGTTTTTTATATT encodes:
- a CDS encoding DHH family phosphoesterase, with amino-acid sequence MATFDEIYEKIKEYPTIILHRHTSPDPDAIGSQAGLARSLRLAFPDKKILCAGENDEGDLIWINKMDEVKPEDYKGALVITTDTANTPRISNKNYDKGDLLIKIDHHPDVDPYADMSYVDPDAPAASEIIFDFLKAENLPITKEVAAALYAGIVGDTGRFMYPETSAHTFDVAAELTKTGINITDIAREIADVTFDEAKLQALAMDKMEIDPVGAAYTILMQDDLKKMGLTDDQANVAVSTPGRIKDVLAWNVFVEKPDGTFRVHYRSKGPVINHLAEQHDGGGHALASGANAKDMDEVKQVFNEVVEVTKKYKEEHGTNK
- a CDS encoding DEAD/DEAH box helicase codes for the protein MAQTSSIFQNEKIRPELQAGLEKINFKKPTKVQSSVIPTFLNKKNVVVQAATGSGKTHAYLIPILNMIDESAPVTQAIVTAPSRELANQLYKVARQLRDASGLNISIEYLGGGNDRNRQIEKAESRAPQLIIATPGRLHDFASKKFINLENVKAFIIDEADMTLDMGFLGQMDEIMSKLDKKAVLGAFSATIPVKLENFLRKYMSKPEFIVIDNPAIIAPTIQNDLIDVGSRDKKSILYKLLTMGQPYLALVFANTKKTVDELTDYLEEQGLKVAKIHGGITERERKRIIRQVREGQYQYVVASDLAARGIDVPGVSLVVNYEIPKDLEFVIHRIGRTGRNGLEGHAITLIYDDEMSQIEDLEKLGIHFDFKDLRNGELVERTHYHRRDNRQTRNHKLDNRMIGMVKKTKKKVKPGYKKKIKQAIQKDRQQKRKLEERHQIRKAKRKRKREREQARSNFDN